Below is a genomic region from Elusimicrobiota bacterium.
CATTGCAAAAGTTTTAATTAACGCGGCAAACGGAAACCTGAAGGAAGGTTTTGTTTTTGTCGGCCATAATGCATACAAATGCACCGAAATCACTACGGTAAAAAAATTAATGGAAAACCTGGTGAATGAAACCAATCAATATCTTTAAATCCAATTGAAATTAACCCTCAAAGAAATATCAAAACTTTTAAATGGTTCACTAACCGGCGATGAAAATGTGATAATAACAGGTGCCGGCGATATTGAATCTGCCGGGCCGGGCCAGATTGCTTTTATAAAAGACAAAACCTACCTCGAAAAAGCCAAAATATCAAAAGCATCGGCTATTATAGTACCCAAAGATTTGTCAGGCCTGAATAATAACACTATTCATACAGAAAACCCATACCTTGCTTTCGCGAAAGTTCTTGAAATAATTTACTCCGAAAAGGAAAATCATTTCAAAGGCATACATAAAACCGCAATAATCGGCAGCGATGTCAAACTAGGGCATAATGTATCGGTTGGTGCATACAGCGTAATCAGCGATAATGCCGTTATAGGCGATAATACTGTTATCTGTTCAAATGTCTACATTGGCGACAGAACGATAATTGGAAAAGCAGGATATTTTTATCCTAATGCAACAATAAGAGAAGACTGTGAAATAGGAAATAACGTTATTATACACAGCGGCACTGTAATAGGAAGCGACGGGTTCGGTTATGTTCCTGTAAAAGAAAAATATTACAAAATTCCGCAAATCGGCAAAGTGATTCTGGAAGATGATGTTGAAATTGGCTCAAATTCCTCAATTGACAGGGCAACAATCGATAAGACTGTAATAGGCAGAGGCACAAAAATTGATAATCAGGTCCATGTTGCACACAATGTAATTGTAGGCGAGAATTCAATTTTACTGGCCCATGTTACAATTGCCGGAAGTACAATATTGGGCAAGCATGTGATTTTTTCCGGGCAATCTGGAGCTATAGATAACCTTAAGGTAGGCGATAATGTTGTTGCCGCCTCCAGGGCGGCTATTTTACAGGATGTACCGGCAAATTCCGTTGTCTGGGGCAACCCGGCAGCTCCTATTCTGGAAGAAAAAAGAAGAATTATCGCTTTAAAAGCTTTGCCGGAACTTATTAGGGAAGTCAAAACTTTAAAAAAGAAAATTGAAGAATCGGGAAAAAACAAATGAGCTACAGAACCGGATTTGGTTATGATATTCATAAACTTGTAAAAGGCAGGAAGTTGTTTATCGGAGGAGTACAAATACCCTATAAACTCGGATTGCTGGGCCATTCCGACGCAGATGTACTGCTTCACTCAATAAGCGACGCAATTCTTGGTGCTGCCTGTTTAGACGACATCGGAATTCATTTTCCCAATACTGATAAAAAATACAAAGATATATCCAGCCTGCTGATATTAAAAAAATCTTACGAACTCATGAAATCCAGAGGCTACGAAGTTGAAAACATTGACTGCACAATCATTGCCCAGGAACCGAAAATAATGCCCTACCGGAAAGAGATGATTAAAAACATTTCTAAAATCCTTAATACATCCAGCATAAATATCAAAGCCACTACCAGCGAAGGTATCGGCCCGATCGGCAAAAAAGAAGGAATAGCCTGCTATAGCGTTGCCTTGCTTTCCAAACAATGAACCCTATCCGTTTCCATAACACTCTTTCATCAGAAATTGAAGAATTTATACCAATTGACGGTAAGAACGTAAAAATGTATGTCTGCGGCATAACGCCTTATGACAAATGCCACTTGGGGCATGGAAGGTGCTATGTTGTTTTTGATATTATAAGAAGGTACCTTGAATATTATGGATACAATGTCGAATATATCCAAAACTTCACTGATATCGATGATAAAATTATTAACAAGTCAAAAGAACAGAATTTGGGCTTTAAAGAAATTTCAGAAAAATATACAAATGATTTTTTTGAAAACTGTAAAAAACTCAACATCAAATCCGCCAATAAATACCCGAGGGTAACAGAACATATTCCTGAGATCATCGCCACGATAAAATTATTGATTGAAAAAGAATTCGCTTATGCTGTTGACGGCGATGTTTATTTTGCGGTAAATAAATTTAAAGACTATGGCAAGCTTTCCAAAAGAAACACTCAAGACCTTCTTGTGGGCGCGAGGATAGCCCCAGGCGAAAAAAAGAAAAACCCTCTTGATTTCGCTCTATGGAAAAGTTCCAAACCTGATGAACCCTCCTGGGACAGCCCCTGGGGCAAAGGCAGGCCGGGCTGGCACATTGAATGCTCTTCTATGTCCTTACATGAAATCGGCAGGGAAACGCTAGATATTCACGGCGGGGGCCAGGATTTGATTTTCCCCCATCACGAAAATGAAATTGCCCAATCTGAAGCTGCCACAGGCAAGCCCTTCTCTAAATACTGGCTGCATAACGGATTCGTAACTATAAACAAAGAAAAAATGTCAAAATCACTGGGCAACTTTTTTGCATTACAGGATATATTCCAAAAATATGACCCCATGGTCGTCAGGCTTTTTCTAATTTCGCAGCATTATAAGGCTCCGCTCGATTTTTCCGATCAAAAACTTGACCAGGCAAAAAACAATTGGGAGCGCATATACAGGTCAAAAGAACTTGCCGGAAACCTTTTACAAACAGCCAGGGAAGGTGCTTTATCTGTTTTATATAAAAACCTGGCAGACGAATTTATAACTAATTTCAAAGAAAGCATGAATAATGACTTTAACACTTCTGAAGCGATGGCTGCCTTGCACGGCCTGGTGAATCAACTATATTCCTATGAAAAGGATAAATCCAACGAACTGACCAAATCAGCGATTGAATACACATTAAAGAAACTTGAAGAACTTGCAGGTGTACTGGGTTTGGTTTTCCCGCAAAAACAAAGTGTTAATGAAAAAGCAATGACGATGGCTTTTGAGCGCGAAACAGCCAGGAAAAACAAGGATTACGTTAAGGCAGATGAATTAAGAAAGAAGATAGACAACATGGGATACATCGTTGAAGACACCTCAAAAGGGCCGCGGTTAAAACATAAAATCAGCGGATAAATAAAATGATAATCTATGGACGGAACCCTGTATTGGAAGCCTTAAAAACACGCCCCAGAGAAATAAACAAAATACTTTTATCGAAAAATGCTTCAGGTGAAAATGTAAAAAAGATACAGGAATTAGCCAAAACTGCCGGCATACCTTATACTTTCATCGACATCCAGAAGTTGGATAAGCTGTCGAACTACAAAAACCACCAGGGCATAGCAGCTATGGCCCTTGCAAAGGAATATATGCCCCTGGAAGAACTTATTGAACAGGCCAAAAAATCAGACAACCCTTCTTTATGCCTTCTCGACGACGTAACAGACCCTCAGAACCTGGGGACAATCTTGCGCAATGCCTGTTTTTTTGGTATCATGGGCATCGTAATTCCAAAACGGAATTCCGCAGGGCTTACGGAGACAGTTGAAAAAGTTTCATCCGGGGCTCTAGAATACGTTCCTGTAGCGCAGGTTAGCAATATTGCTTATACGATAGATAAATTAAAAGAAGAAGGTTTTTGGATAGTCGGGGCTGACACTAACGACGGAAAAAATATAAGGGAAACTGAAATCCTTAAACCCGCCGCATTTGTGCTGGGCAGCGAAGGCTCTGGGCTTGGCAAACTCATTAAGCAGAAATGCGATTTGCTTATAAAAATACCGCCTAATACTAATTCTTCAGGCAATGTTTCCTCATTGAATGTGGCATCAGCAAGCGCAATTATGTTTTACGAATTCAATAAGACCAATAAGATCGGAAAATAATACAATATAGTTCGGGAGGTGATTTTATATGACAAATAGTTCATCATCGGGATCTGCTACAAGCGGAAGAGGCATTCCCGGAGATACCAAAACGACTTACCTCGGTGACCTGCCAAAAAATTATGACGATACGAAAATTGTCCTTCTTCCAAGAGACCCTTTTTGGGCTTACGCTTATTGGGAAATCAGCGCCGATACGCGCTGCGAACTTAATAATAAATACGGCGCAACAGGGAAATTTGCTATCAGAGTTTATGACGTAACTGATATAAACTTTGACGGGAAGAATTCGCACAAAGCTTTTGATATTATCGTAGGTGAAGCTGCTGAAAATTGGTACATAAACATGCCGGATGTTAACCGCTCCTGGTGCGTCGACTTAGGCCTTATTTTGGCTGACGGCCGGTTTATTACTATAGCGCGCTCTAATGTTGTAAGTATGCCGCATCATGGAATATCGACCGTAATTGACGAACAATGGGCTATCCTGCATAAAGATTTCGAACGGCTTATTAAGCTTTCAGGAATCGAGAAGATAGGAAAGAGCTCCTTTGATATCACCAAACTCATGAGGGAAAGATGGGAACAGCTCATGTCTATCTCATCCGGACAGATGCCTTCGTCACATGTTTCCTCATTAAGAAAAGCCGGAGTTCCGGCAGAAAAAATAAAAAGTTTCTGGCTAAAAGCCGACACCGAATTGATAGTTTACGGAACAACTGAATCTGACGCAAAACTGACCATATCCGGCAAAGAAGTAAAACTTAATTCTGACGGGAGTTTTTCTGTCAGAATGCACCTGCCTGATTGCGAAATGAATATACCGATAAAAGCAGTATCAAAAGACACAACAATGTCAAAAGAGATAACCTTCGAAGTTAAACGTTCCAGTTTCACAGATGAAAATAAAAAAAGGAGTTGAACATCATGCCGCCAAAAAAAACATTAACAAAAAAAGCTGAAATTGTAGCAAAGGTTGTGTCTCAAAAACCAAAATATTATGTAGTAATTGATTGCCCGGTCCAGGGCGAAACCATCACTTCTCCTCACTATACGATGAGAATCGGAGCCCCTTTAAGCCTTTGTCATGAAAATAATTGGGTAGAAGTTGCCATAGACAACGGTAATTGGAACCCCTGCAGGTTAGCAGCAGGCTATTTCTGGTTTGATTGGTCAAATTATCCCGCTATGGAGCACAAGATAGTAGCAAGAATCCGTGACCAGCAGGGCAACACTGTACTAAAAAGCGAAGTAAGAAAATGCAAATCAACGTACTAAGGATACTATGAAACCTAAGGGATACTGGTGCTTAGTATTGCACGCCCACCTGCCATATGTACGCCATCCTGAATATGATGATTTTCTGGAAGAGGACTGGTTTTATGAAGGCGTAGTAGAAACGTACATACCGCTGTTATCTATTTTTGAAAAATTTATGGAAGAAGGCATAGATTTCAGGGTAACGATGTCTATTACCCCCCCTCTTGCCAATATGCTGTGCGACGAGCTTCTGCAAAAAAGATGCCTGCGCTATATTAATACCCTGTGCGACCTTGCTGAAAAAGAAACCTGGCGGACAAAATACCTGCCTGAATTTCATGAAACAGCAAAGATGTACGAGACAAAATTAAAAAACGCCAGGCGCCTGTATGAAAGGTATAATTATAATCTTATCACTGCATTTAAAAATTTGCAGGATGCAGGCAAACTTGAAATTGTTACCTGCTGCGCGACTCACGGCTTTTTACCGCTAAAGGTGCACGAAAAAGCTGTCAGGGCACAGGTAAGAATAGCAAGCGCGGATTACCAGGAAAAATTCGGCAGAATGCCCAGAGGAATGTGGCTTTCGGAATGCGCTTACACCCCCGGAATCGATCAGATATTAAAAGAAGAAAAAATATCATACTTTTTTCTTGAATCTCACGGTGTGCTTTACGGCACGCCCAGGCCGAAATACGGCGTGTTTGCGCCTGTTTACTGCCCGAGCGGTGTAGCCGCTTTTGCCCGCGATATGGAGACTGCTCATCAGGTATGGAGCGCTGAAATAGGTTACCCCGGAGACCCGGACTACAGAGAATTTTACAGAGA
It encodes:
- the cysS gene encoding cysteine--tRNA ligase; the protein is MRFHNTLSSEIEEFIPIDGKNVKMYVCGITPYDKCHLGHGRCYVVFDIIRRYLEYYGYNVEYIQNFTDIDDKIINKSKEQNLGFKEISEKYTNDFFENCKKLNIKSANKYPRVTEHIPEIIATIKLLIEKEFAYAVDGDVYFAVNKFKDYGKLSKRNTQDLLVGARIAPGEKKKNPLDFALWKSSKPDEPSWDSPWGKGRPGWHIECSSMSLHEIGRETLDIHGGGQDLIFPHHENEIAQSEAATGKPFSKYWLHNGFVTINKEKMSKSLGNFFALQDIFQKYDPMVVRLFLISQHYKAPLDFSDQKLDQAKNNWERIYRSKELAGNLLQTAREGALSVLYKNLADEFITNFKESMNNDFNTSEAMAALHGLVNQLYSYEKDKSNELTKSAIEYTLKKLEELAGVLGLVFPQKQSVNEKAMTMAFERETARKNKDYVKADELRKKIDNMGYIVEDTSKGPRLKHKISG
- a CDS encoding DUF4912 domain-containing protein; this translates as MTNSSSSGSATSGRGIPGDTKTTYLGDLPKNYDDTKIVLLPRDPFWAYAYWEISADTRCELNNKYGATGKFAIRVYDVTDINFDGKNSHKAFDIIVGEAAENWYINMPDVNRSWCVDLGLILADGRFITIARSNVVSMPHHGISTVIDEQWAILHKDFERLIKLSGIEKIGKSSFDITKLMRERWEQLMSISSGQMPSSHVSSLRKAGVPAEKIKSFWLKADTELIVYGTTESDAKLTISGKEVKLNSDGSFSVRMHLPDCEMNIPIKAVSKDTTMSKEITFEVKRSSFTDENKKRS
- the rlmB gene encoding 23S rRNA (guanosine(2251)-2'-O)-methyltransferase RlmB — protein: MNKMIIYGRNPVLEALKTRPREINKILLSKNASGENVKKIQELAKTAGIPYTFIDIQKLDKLSNYKNHQGIAAMALAKEYMPLEELIEQAKKSDNPSLCLLDDVTDPQNLGTILRNACFFGIMGIVIPKRNSAGLTETVEKVSSGALEYVPVAQVSNIAYTIDKLKEEGFWIVGADTNDGKNIRETEILKPAAFVLGSEGSGLGKLIKQKCDLLIKIPPNTNSSGNVSSLNVASASAIMFYEFNKTNKIGK
- the ispF gene encoding 2-C-methyl-D-erythritol 2,4-cyclodiphosphate synthase — protein: MSYRTGFGYDIHKLVKGRKLFIGGVQIPYKLGLLGHSDADVLLHSISDAILGAACLDDIGIHFPNTDKKYKDISSLLILKKSYELMKSRGYEVENIDCTIIAQEPKIMPYRKEMIKNISKILNTSSINIKATTSEGIGPIGKKEGIACYSVALLSKQ
- a CDS encoding DUF1957 domain-containing protein; protein product: MKPKGYWCLVLHAHLPYVRHPEYDDFLEEDWFYEGVVETYIPLLSIFEKFMEEGIDFRVTMSITPPLANMLCDELLQKRCLRYINTLCDLAEKETWRTKYLPEFHETAKMYETKLKNARRLYERYNYNLITAFKNLQDAGKLEIVTCCATHGFLPLKVHEKAVRAQVRIASADYQEKFGRMPRGMWLSECAYTPGIDQILKEEKISYFFLESHGVLYGTPRPKYGVFAPVYCPSGVAAFARDMETAHQVWSAEIGYPGDPDYREFYRDVGYDLDYEYIKPHLHSDGVRRNVGLKYFRITGKVGLNEKKPYNPQWALNKAADHAGNFMFNREHQINHLNEYLNKEPLITSMYDAELYGHWWYEGPDFINYLFRKIYYDQKTFKPITPSEYLEKFPKNQVITPAASSWGDKGYYEVWLNGANDWIYRHLHKMAERMIELTATNRYESNPLRVRALNQAARELLLAQSSDWAFIMTTKTMVEYAEKRTKDHVIRFNILHDQLKNNTIDEGFLSDIEYKDNIFPNIDYKAYL
- the lpxD gene encoding UDP-3-O-(3-hydroxymyristoyl)glucosamine N-acyltransferase; its protein translation is MKLTLKEISKLLNGSLTGDENVIITGAGDIESAGPGQIAFIKDKTYLEKAKISKASAIIVPKDLSGLNNNTIHTENPYLAFAKVLEIIYSEKENHFKGIHKTAIIGSDVKLGHNVSVGAYSVISDNAVIGDNTVICSNVYIGDRTIIGKAGYFYPNATIREDCEIGNNVIIHSGTVIGSDGFGYVPVKEKYYKIPQIGKVILEDDVEIGSNSSIDRATIDKTVIGRGTKIDNQVHVAHNVIVGENSILLAHVTIAGSTILGKHVIFSGQSGAIDNLKVGDNVVAASRAAILQDVPANSVVWGNPAAPILEEKRRIIALKALPELIREVKTLKKKIEESGKNK